A single region of the Gemella sp. zg-570 genome encodes:
- a CDS encoding VRR-NUC domain-containing protein: MAKIKSIEPNIADLVNGWLKNYKLDYKLEQESLNAEIDKALDEYKSKNGGSGGNRPDAKLLLQDKNLNYYPVLIEYKGYKDKLIKLDENGNVDNRNSKNSPNYKNINDYAVNGAVHYANAILHYTSYTQVIAIGVTGYKNDKEEIKHTIGVYYVSKENFGIGQEIGKYTDLSFLRKENFDDFIKKKVNYP; this comes from the coding sequence ATGGCAAAAATAAAATCAATAGAACCCAACATAGCAGACCTAGTAAACGGCTGGCTAAAAAACTACAAGCTAGACTACAAACTCGAACAAGAAAGCCTAAATGCAGAAATAGACAAGGCACTAGACGAATACAAATCAAAAAATGGAGGAAGTGGAGGCAACAGACCTGATGCCAAACTCCTACTACAAGACAAAAACCTAAACTACTACCCCGTCCTAATAGAATACAAAGGCTACAAAGACAAACTCATAAAACTAGACGAAAACGGAAATGTAGACAACAGAAACAGCAAAAACTCCCCCAACTACAAAAACATAAACGACTATGCAGTAAACGGAGCAGTCCACTACGCCAATGCAATCCTACACTACACAAGCTACACCCAAGTAATAGCTATAGGAGTAACAGGCTATAAAAACGACAAAGAAGAAATCAAACACACAATAGGAGTCTACTACGTATCAAAAGAAAACTTTGGAATAGGTCAAGAAATCGGAAAATACACAGACCTATCATTTTTAAGAAAAGAAAACTTTGACGACTTCATAAAAAAAAAAGTGAACTATCCCTAA
- a CDS encoding nicotinate phosphoribosyltransferase, with product MDRYSGDALHTDFYQINMGYVYFKDGIHERKSYFDLYFRKAPFNGGYAVFAGLEKVIDYIKNFKFTEDDINYLRSLDYSEDYLDYLANLKFTGSIRSVIEGEIVFGNEPLLRIEAPLIQAQLVETAILNIINYQTLIATKASRIKHICPDEVCMEFGTRRAHEFDAAIWGARAAVIGGFDSTSNVKAAKLFDIACSGTHAHSFIQTYQDEVVAFRKYAETHKDCYFLVDTYDTLRSGIPSAIKVANELGDKINFKGIRLDSGDIAYLSKAARKMLDDAGYKDVKIVASNDLDEDTITHLKQQGAKVDSWGLGTKLITSYQNPALGAVYKLVCLEDENGKMVDRLKISENPAKLTTPGIKKLYRIINKDTGMAAGDYIALESEDVKLEKEINLFHPTHTYLSKKVSNFEAIDLHKDIFIYGKQVYTVPHINTSKQHLLESKKYFWSEYTRLLNPEFYPVDLSRTCWENRNKILSRLKK from the coding sequence ATGGATAGATATAGTGGAGATGCCCTGCATACAGATTTTTATCAAATAAATATGGGGTATGTTTACTTTAAAGACGGGATACACGAAAGAAAATCATATTTTGATTTATATTTCAGAAAAGCCCCTTTTAATGGGGGATATGCAGTTTTTGCAGGCTTGGAAAAGGTTATAGACTACATTAAAAATTTTAAATTTACAGAAGATGACATTAATTATTTGAGAAGCTTAGATTACTCAGAAGATTATTTAGATTACTTAGCAAATTTAAAATTTACAGGTAGCATTCGCTCAGTTATAGAAGGAGAAATAGTTTTTGGTAATGAACCCTTACTAAGAATAGAAGCTCCTTTAATTCAAGCCCAATTAGTCGAAACAGCAATTTTAAATATAATAAATTATCAAACTTTAATAGCAACCAAAGCATCACGCATAAAACATATATGTCCTGATGAAGTATGTATGGAATTTGGTACTCGCAGAGCCCATGAATTTGATGCAGCTATATGGGGGGCTAGGGCCGCCGTTATTGGTGGTTTTGATTCGACAAGTAATGTCAAGGCGGCAAAATTATTCGATATAGCCTGTAGCGGAACCCACGCCCATTCATTTATTCAGACCTATCAAGATGAAGTTGTAGCCTTTAGAAAATATGCCGAAACTCACAAAGATTGCTATTTTTTAGTGGATACTTATGACACCTTACGTTCAGGAATACCTAGTGCCATAAAAGTTGCTAATGAACTAGGTGATAAAATTAATTTCAAAGGCATTAGACTAGATTCTGGCGACATAGCCTACCTGTCAAAAGCCGCTCGAAAAATGTTAGATGACGCTGGCTACAAAGATGTAAAAATAGTTGCATCTAATGACTTAGATGAAGACACAATCACCCACCTAAAGCAACAAGGGGCAAAAGTAGATAGTTGGGGGCTAGGAACTAAGCTGATAACATCTTACCAAAATCCAGCCTTGGGAGCAGTTTATAAACTAGTTTGTTTAGAAGATGAAAATGGAAAAATGGTAGATAGATTAAAAATATCAGAAAATCCAGCTAAACTAACAACACCAGGTATAAAAAAATTATATCGTATCATAAACAAGGATACAGGTATGGCAGCTGGAGATTATATAGCTCTAGAATCTGAAGATGTTAAGTTGGAAAAAGAAATTAATCTATTCCATCCAACTCATACATACTTGTCAAAAAAAGTTTCTAATTTTGAAGCTATTGACTTGCACAAGGATATATTTATATATGGCAAACAAGTATATACAGTGCCTCATATTAATACTAGTAAACAACATCTTTTAGAAAGTAAAAAATATTTTTGGTCAGAGTACACAAGACTATTAAATCCAGAATTTTACCCGGTAGATTTAAGTAGAACGTGCTGGGAAAATAGAAATAAAATACTAAGTAGACTGAAAAAATAA
- a CDS encoding sigma-70 family RNA polymerase sigma factor: protein MDYRLTAEEEVEFNLLVATYKDKINLALYKCNIAYRQYDEFYGNALEGLLVSFLILKKGDIAEKDFDRFALATMKRKIIDELRRRSRYKLSCFEEVDNTKVFAISDNNLASIEIENSIKSVLTAEEYKIYNLLKQGLDSKIIFSKLNISKSKGYELIASIKSKYKSLLYNF from the coding sequence ATGGATTATAGATTAACAGCAGAAGAAGAAGTAGAATTTAATTTATTAGTTGCTACTTACAAGGATAAAATTAATCTGGCTCTTTACAAGTGTAATATTGCTTATCGCCAGTATGATGAATTTTATGGCAATGCCCTAGAGGGTTTATTGGTAAGTTTTTTAATTTTGAAAAAGGGGGATATTGCAGAAAAAGATTTTGACAGATTTGCCCTTGCTACAATGAAAAGAAAAATAATAGATGAATTAAGAAGACGGAGCAGATACAAGCTTTCTTGCTTTGAAGAAGTAGACAATACAAAAGTATTTGCAATAAGTGATAATAATTTAGCAAGTATAGAAATAGAAAATAGTATTAAATCTGTATTAACAGCAGAAGAATATAAAATTTACAACTTGCTAAAGCAGGGGCTAGACAGTAAAATTATTTTTTCAAAACTCAATATTTCCAAAAGCAAGGGTTATGAATTAATTGCCAGTATAAAAAGTAAATATAAGTCTCTACTGTACAATTTCTAA
- the pssA gene encoding CDP-diacylglycerol--serine O-phosphatidyltransferase, with amino-acid sequence MNKEIIPNAITMANGLCGFLSIILTSTGQYTYASVFIILSMFADRYDGMVARKLGVVSPLGKELDSICDVISFGVAPAFLVFFKIHTASNLLLVSIIATIICSVYVCCGAFRLARFNVTTMTDGYYQGVPITTCGLLLAFLSFNFIKMPNIALLILTAIFGYFMVSKIKIKKI; translated from the coding sequence ATGAATAAAGAAATTATTCCTAACGCTATTACAATGGCTAATGGCTTATGTGGATTTTTATCAATTATATTGACTTCAACAGGGCAATATACTTATGCAAGTGTCTTTATTATTTTATCTATGTTTGCAGACCGTTATGACGGCATGGTCGCAAGAAAGTTAGGCGTGGTGTCGCCACTCGGAAAAGAACTAGATTCTATCTGTGATGTGATAAGTTTTGGTGTAGCACCAGCATTTTTAGTGTTTTTTAAAATACATACTGCTAGTAATTTACTGCTTGTGTCAATCATAGCAACTATTATTTGCAGCGTTTACGTTTGTTGCGGAGCTTTTAGACTGGCTCGTTTTAATGTAACAACAATGACAGACGGCTACTATCAAGGTGTACCTATTACTACTTGCGGTTTACTACTAGCATTCTTGTCATTTAATTTTATAAAGATGCCTAATATTGCCTTGCTAATTTTAACTGCCATATTCGGATATTTTATGGTTAGTAAAATTAAAATTAAAAAAATATAG
- the dcm gene encoding DNA (cytosine-5-)-methyltransferase, translating to MDKTYKMIDLFAGIGGIRKGYENTGRFQNVLSAEIDKYACESYKFLYGDDPYNDVRSEEFKELVKSTEYDVLLGGFPCQAFSIAGLKEGFEDETRGTLFFDIAKIINMSKPKAFMLENVEGLLKHDKGNTFNVIARTLDELGYVLVGVDIEETLVGKKYSAKRENIVRTPYDFGIPQRRARVFIMGFRKDIVPKGYIFPMLPRGRELNIYKDLNDLIEEVVEPKYYLSQIYLDTLNRHKDRHKSNKAGFGYIVVNDEPNPIANTIMATGGSGKERNLIRQYKEDYIGLKNIGAKKGKLNSEGIRYMTPKEWGKLQGFVNYAFMENGIDKFEFPKSISNSQQYKLFGNSVCIPVIESMAEYMIERLDEFYGKGEKGGFQ from the coding sequence TTGGATAAGACATACAAAATGATTGATTTATTTGCAGGGATTGGAGGCATTAGAAAAGGTTATGAAAATACTGGTAGATTTCAAAATGTTTTATCAGCTGAAATAGATAAATATGCCTGTGAATCTTATAAATTCTTATATGGAGATGACCCTTATAATGATGTAAGATCAGAAGAATTTAAAGAGTTAGTTAAAAGTACAGAATATGATGTTCTTCTAGGTGGTTTTCCTTGTCAAGCATTCTCGATAGCGGGCCTAAAAGAGGGATTTGAAGATGAAACAAGAGGCACATTATTTTTTGATATAGCAAAAATAATAAACATGTCTAAACCTAAGGCATTTATGCTAGAGAATGTTGAAGGACTTTTAAAGCACGACAAAGGAAATACATTTAATGTAATTGCAAGAACATTAGATGAACTTGGTTATGTTCTAGTAGGTGTTGATATAGAAGAAACACTCGTTGGTAAAAAATATTCTGCAAAAAGAGAAAATATTGTAAGAACTCCATATGATTTTGGTATTCCACAAAGGAGGGCAAGAGTTTTTATTATGGGTTTTAGAAAAGATATTGTTCCCAAAGGATATATATTTCCTATGCTACCAAGGGGTAGAGAGTTAAATATTTATAAAGACTTAAACGATTTGATAGAAGAAGTAGTAGAACCTAAATACTATTTATCTCAAATATATTTAGATACACTTAACAGACATAAAGATAGACATAAATCAAATAAAGCAGGTTTTGGTTATATTGTTGTAAATGATGAACCTAATCCAATAGCAAATACTATAATGGCTACTGGCGGTTCTGGTAAAGAGAGAAATTTAATAAGACAGTATAAAGAAGATTATATTGGATTAAAGAATATAGGGGCAAAAAAAGGAAAACTTAATTCAGAGGGTATTAGGTATATGACCCCTAAAGAATGGGGAAAATTACAAGGTTTTGTAAATTATGCTTTTATGGAAAATGGTATTGATAAATTTGAATTTCCTAAGAGTATAAGTAACAGCCAACAGTATAAGTTATTTGGGAATTCTGTATGTATTCCAGTTATAGAAAGTATGGCAGAATATATGATAGAGAGATTGGATGAATTTTATGGCAAAGGAGAAAAAGGTGGCTTTCAATAA
- a CDS encoding YebC/PmpR family DNA-binding transcriptional regulator: MGRKWNNIKEKKAAKDANTSKIYAKFGREIYQAAKSGEPDPEINRNLRLVLERAKTYRVPKNIIDRAIEKAKGGSEENYDELRYEGFGIAGTMLIIDTLTNNVNRTAAEVRTALGKNGGNLGVTGSVNYMFDNTAVIGVADKTEDELLEILMEADLDVRDIIAEDGMTIIYGKPDNFHELQDALKQAGIEEFEIAEISMLPQNEVSLSPEDKIKFERMLDMLDDCDDVQQVFHNVDLEA; encoded by the coding sequence ATGGGTCGTAAATGGAATAATATAAAAGAAAAAAAAGCAGCAAAAGATGCAAACACGAGTAAAATATATGCAAAATTCGGACGTGAAATATATCAAGCCGCAAAATCTGGAGAACCTGACCCAGAAATAAATAGAAATTTGAGGCTGGTTTTAGAAAGAGCCAAAACTTATCGTGTGCCAAAAAATATAATTGATAGGGCCATAGAAAAAGCAAAAGGCGGCTCAGAAGAAAATTATGACGAATTACGTTATGAAGGATTTGGTATTGCAGGTACAATGCTTATTATCGACACGCTAACAAATAATGTAAATCGTACAGCCGCAGAAGTAAGAACAGCCCTAGGAAAAAATGGAGGTAATTTAGGAGTTACAGGTTCTGTTAATTACATGTTTGACAATACAGCTGTAATTGGTGTGGCTGATAAAACAGAAGATGAACTTTTAGAAATTTTAATGGAAGCTGACCTTGATGTGCGTGATATTATCGCAGAAGACGGCATGACGATTATATACGGCAAGCCAGATAATTTCCATGAACTACAAGACGCCTTGAAACAAGCAGGCATAGAAGAATTTGAAATTGCAGAAATTTCAATGTTACCACAAAATGAAGTAAGCTTAAGTCCAGAAGACAAGATTAAATTTGAAAGAATGCTTGATATGTTAGACGACTGTGATGACGTTCAACAAGTTTTCCATAATGTAGACTTAGAAGCGTAA
- the nadE gene encoding ammonia-dependent NAD(+) synthetase, which yields MSLQDKIIKELKCQPSINSIEEIEKTKKFLKDYLKKYPFIKTLVLGISGGQDSTLCGKLCQLAIAELRKETKDNDYKFIAVRLPYGEQFDEQDCQDALDFIKADKVYTVNIKEAVDASYENLKKAGVIISDFAKGNEKARERMKVQYSIATMNKGIVVGTDHAAEALTGFYTKYGDGGVDIAPLFRLNKRQGKELLKELECPEHLYLKKPTADLEEDKPALPDEVALGLTYENIDDYLEGKKLAKEITDKIENYFLKSSHKRRMPVTIFDFYE from the coding sequence ATGTCATTACAAGATAAAATTATAAAAGAATTAAAATGCCAACCGAGTATAAATTCTATTGAAGAAATTGAAAAAACAAAAAAATTTCTAAAAGACTATTTAAAAAAATATCCATTCATAAAAACTTTAGTTTTAGGAATTTCTGGAGGACAAGATTCTACTTTGTGTGGAAAGTTATGCCAATTAGCAATTGCAGAATTACGAAAAGAAACTAAAGATAATGACTATAAATTTATAGCGGTAAGATTACCCTATGGAGAACAATTTGACGAACAAGACTGCCAAGACGCCCTAGATTTTATCAAAGCAGATAAAGTTTATACGGTTAATATAAAAGAAGCTGTTGATGCAAGCTATGAAAACTTAAAAAAGGCTGGAGTGATAATTAGTGATTTTGCCAAAGGTAATGAAAAAGCAAGAGAAAGAATGAAAGTTCAATACTCAATAGCTACCATGAATAAAGGAATAGTAGTAGGAACAGACCATGCGGCAGAAGCCTTAACAGGATTTTATACAAAATATGGCGATGGAGGAGTAGATATAGCACCCCTGTTCAGACTAAACAAAAGACAGGGTAAAGAATTACTAAAAGAATTAGAATGTCCCGAACATCTTTACCTAAAAAAACCAACAGCAGATTTGGAAGAAGACAAACCAGCTTTACCTGATGAAGTAGCATTAGGTCTTACTTACGAAAATATAGATGACTACTTAGAAGGGAAAAAACTAGCTAAGGAAATTACAGATAAAATAGAAAATTACTTTCTAAAATCATCACATAAACGACGTATGCCAGTTACAATATTTGATTTTTACGAATAA
- a CDS encoding YeiH family protein, whose amino-acid sequence MFKEKNFYISFTITFIVSLCAMYLAKLPYLKLFGHLVLALVFGMLLQIILKDNLKTIKKSTAFISNKFLRVGIILLGFKLSVDKLFSEGKITILMAFLIVLFMIILTYLLCKFFKIENDLAILASCGCGICGAAAVMGVSSQIKAKTEDSVVAVAVVAILGTVFTLIEVALKPYLNLTDAGYGTFTGASLHEIAHAVAAGGAGGRLALEASILMKLSRVLMLVVVILALAIFKKNNSKEKAPLPYFILGFIAMSFIGSYVTVLKPLSPYLVDTAYILLGMAMAALGMNVDFKVLRQKGGRVLGACFISSFILMIACYLVVKFLL is encoded by the coding sequence ATGTTTAAAGAAAAAAATTTTTATATATCATTTACTATAACTTTTATAGTATCACTTTGTGCTATGTACTTAGCCAAGCTACCATATTTAAAACTATTCGGTCATTTAGTTTTAGCCCTAGTTTTTGGTATGCTACTTCAAATAATTCTTAAGGATAACCTAAAGACCATAAAAAAAAGTACAGCTTTTATAAGTAATAAATTTTTAAGAGTGGGAATTATTTTATTAGGTTTTAAGTTGTCGGTAGATAAATTATTTTCTGAGGGAAAAATTACTATATTAATGGCATTTTTAATAGTTCTTTTTATGATTATTTTAACTTATTTACTGTGTAAATTTTTTAAAATCGAAAATGATTTAGCCATACTTGCTTCGTGTGGGTGTGGTATTTGTGGAGCTGCCGCAGTAATGGGTGTGAGTTCACAAATCAAGGCAAAAACAGAAGATAGTGTAGTTGCCGTTGCAGTGGTTGCCATCTTGGGAACAGTTTTTACTCTTATCGAGGTAGCTTTAAAACCATATTTAAATTTAACTGATGCAGGTTATGGAACTTTTACTGGAGCAAGTTTGCATGAAATTGCCCACGCAGTTGCTGCTGGTGGTGCAGGTGGTAGACTAGCCTTAGAGGCTTCAATCTTAATGAAACTTTCAAGAGTTCTTATGCTTGTTGTGGTTATTTTAGCCTTGGCTATATTTAAAAAAAATAATAGTAAAGAAAAAGCACCCTTGCCTTATTTTATACTCGGCTTTATCGCTATGAGTTTTATAGGTAGCTATGTTACAGTTTTAAAACCACTAAGTCCTTACTTGGTCGATACAGCCTATATCTTGCTGGGTATGGCAATGGCAGCTTTGGGAATGAATGTTGATTTTAAAGTTTTACGCCAAAAAGGCGGTAGAGTTTTAGGAGCTTGTTTTATTTCTTCATTCATCTTGATGATAGCCTGCTATTTAGTTGTAAAATTTTTACTATAA
- a CDS encoding HpaII family restriction endonuclease: MAFNKGEWSELYSIFYLLANRKLNLVDCKLNLITNNIFSVESIISKKKSGVIKFKIQNDMVIPDIFGEKIEAIKIEEIIKFKNQVFYNIISGRAGSGSFEIDYVNQWLEKHNIFTNFKAKSGVKEDIFLKN, translated from the coding sequence GTGGCTTTCAATAAAGGGGAATGGTCTGAATTATATTCAATTTTTTACTTATTAGCTAATAGAAAATTAAACTTAGTTGATTGTAAATTAAACCTTATTACTAATAATATTTTTTCTGTTGAAAGTATTATTTCAAAGAAAAAAAGTGGAGTAATAAAATTTAAGATTCAAAATGATATGGTAATTCCAGATATATTTGGAGAAAAAATTGAAGCAATTAAAATTGAGGAAATAATTAAATTCAAAAATCAAGTGTTTTACAATATTATTTCTGGAAGAGCTGGTTCAGGATCATTTGAAATAGACTATGTTAATCAATGGTTAGAAAAACATAATATTTTTACTAATTTTAAAGCAAAATCTGGAGTTAAAGAAGATATATTTTTGAAGAATTAG
- a CDS encoding class I SAM-dependent DNA methyltransferase — protein MYSWLGFTQDKLNDVVLTPSYVANLLVKLARVDKDSYVWDFATGSAGLLVAAMNEMIIDAKEKIKSPAELEQKILQIKAEQLLGLEVLSNIYMLAILNMILMGDGSSNILNKDSLTDFDGKYGFGKTEETFPATAFILNPPYSAQGNGMVFVEKALSMMNKGYAAIIIQNSAGSGKAKEINQKILEKNTLLASIKMPIDLFVGKSSVQTNIYVFRVGERHQKDEIVKFIDFSNDGYTRSNRKKASNNLRDTDRAKERYEEITNLVRFGKSKLNIFTEKEYYEGHIDPNNGADWNQSAPIDTRPKLEDFKKTVADYLAWEVANLIKNTDQEEAKSKK, from the coding sequence ATGTACTCTTGGTTAGGATTTACCCAAGACAAACTAAACGATGTAGTCCTAACACCCTCTTATGTAGCAAACCTACTCGTAAAACTAGCCAGAGTAGATAAAGACAGCTACGTTTGGGACTTTGCGACAGGTTCAGCCGGACTACTAGTAGCCGCAATGAACGAAATGATAATAGACGCCAAAGAAAAAATAAAATCACCAGCCGAACTAGAACAAAAAATACTCCAAATAAAAGCCGAACAACTACTAGGACTAGAAGTCCTATCAAACATCTACATGCTAGCCATACTAAACATGATACTAATGGGAGATGGTAGCTCAAACATACTAAACAAAGACTCACTAACAGACTTTGACGGCAAATACGGCTTTGGCAAAACAGAAGAAACCTTCCCAGCCACAGCCTTTATCCTAAACCCACCCTACTCAGCCCAAGGCAACGGCATGGTCTTTGTAGAAAAAGCCTTGTCAATGATGAACAAAGGCTATGCGGCAATCATCATACAAAACTCAGCAGGAAGTGGCAAGGCAAAAGAAATAAACCAAAAAATACTAGAAAAAAACACCCTACTAGCCAGCATAAAAATGCCAATAGACCTATTTGTCGGCAAATCAAGCGTCCAAACCAACATATACGTCTTTAGAGTAGGAGAAAGACACCAAAAAGATGAAATAGTAAAATTCATAGACTTTTCAAATGACGGCTACACAAGAAGCAACAGAAAAAAAGCAAGCAACAACCTAAGAGATACCGACAGAGCAAAAGAAAGATACGAAGAAATAACAAACCTAGTCCGCTTTGGCAAAAGCAAACTAAATATCTTTACAGAAAAAGAATACTATGAAGGACATATCGACCCAAACAATGGAGCAGACTGGAACCAGTCAGCCCCAATAGACACAAGACCAAAACTAGAAGACTTTAAAAAAACCGTGGCAGATTATTTGGCTTGGGAAGTAGCAAACCTTATAAAAAATACAGACCAGGAGGAAGCAAAATCAAAAAAATAA
- a CDS encoding chloride channel protein produces MKIIYYKKLVKELFMISLFCAIYVSGFSHLIIPSKIAEVWFWYRSITSLPKIKELIIYFIFSYYSSKLSTFFIFKIFYFIEVEDINFKTYLLILLASFLIIILAVLFIVVQKKLKNIKNINIKLLLIFLVVIISYFTAGRYNSLGTNFIDCFFYNNMAINNYDFLIKIFLTLVCTSIGFSGGEVTPLFSIGLLVGLVLANIFIYPYKF; encoded by the coding sequence ATGAAAATAATATATTATAAAAAATTAGTAAAAGAATTATTTATGATTTCTTTGTTTTGTGCAATCTATGTTTCTGGCTTTAGCCATTTAATAATTCCTAGCAAGATAGCAGAGGTGTGGTTCTGGTATAGGTCTATTACTTCATTACCTAAAATCAAAGAATTAATAATTTATTTTATTTTTTCTTATTACAGTAGCAAGTTATCTACTTTTTTTATTTTTAAAATTTTTTATTTTATAGAAGTTGAAGATATTAACTTTAAAACCTATCTTTTAATTTTATTAGCTAGTTTTTTAATAATAATTCTTGCTGTGTTATTTATAGTAGTTCAAAAGAAATTAAAAAACATCAAAAATATAAATATTAAATTGTTATTAATCTTTTTAGTGGTGATTATTTCTTATTTTACTGCTGGCAGATATAATTCCTTGGGAACTAATTTTATAGATTGCTTCTTTTATAATAATATGGCTATCAATAATTATGATTTTCTTATCAAGATATTTCTAACCCTAGTTTGTACAAGTATAGGTTTTAGTGGTGGTGAGGTAACGCCCCTATTTTCCATAGGTTTGTTGGTGGGGTTAGTCCTTGCTAATATTTTTATTTACCCCTACAAATTTTAG
- a CDS encoding restriction endonuclease subunit S, protein MGSSKPYKKYRPGGSKIKKIKASLDKKLKNIQWGEYRIGDLFEVKSSKKIFHANNIEIMEEKILDSYPYVVRKTGENGIRGYIKQSEEFLNPKNTLSFAQDTFTVFYQKEKYFTGNNVKILVPKFSEFNESIGIFFVGIFKHLLSNFSWGTGSTKEWINSFILKLPIKNGEIDFEFMDAYISELEEERISELEEERISELAAYLTVSGLDNYKLSTLEREALDLVLADKLTWAEFRIGDLFEKIKTKNLKMKVGDLSPRKTEKFNLPVLTAGIENQGLNNYAPKANATILKNVISISANGANTGATFYQSKEFTVLQDAYAISCKLDFSLNDNHNLFLTGAIRKSIYGNFAWTDKAGWEKVKKEFIQLPTKNGEIDFEFINTLISAVQKLVIKDVVLYADKKIQATKEVVKRK, encoded by the coding sequence TTGGGAAGTAGCAAACCTTATAAAAAATACAGACCAGGAGGAAGCAAAATCAAAAAAATAAAAGCCTCACTGGATAAAAAACTAAAAAATATTCAGTGGGGCGAGTATAGGATTGGGGATTTGTTTGAGGTTAAATCATCGAAAAAAATTTTTCACGCTAACAATATAGAGATTATGGAAGAAAAAATATTAGATAGTTATCCTTATGTTGTTAGAAAAACTGGAGAAAATGGAATTAGAGGGTATATTAAACAAAGTGAAGAATTTTTAAATCCTAAAAATACATTATCTTTTGCACAAGACACATTCACGGTTTTTTACCAAAAGGAAAAATATTTTACAGGAAATAATGTTAAAATACTTGTGCCTAAATTTTCTGAATTTAATGAAAGTATTGGAATATTCTTTGTAGGAATATTTAAACATTTATTAAGTAATTTTAGCTGGGGGACAGGCTCTACTAAAGAATGGATAAATTCATTTATTCTAAAACTCCCAATCAAAAATGGAGAAATTGATTTTGAATTTATGGACGCTTATATAAGCGAGCTAGAAGAGGAGCGTATAAGCGAGCTAGAAGAGGAGCGTATAAGCGAGCTAGCCGCTTACTTGACAGTAAGCGGCTTGGATAACTATAAGTTATCCACTCTTGAGCGTGAGGCACTAGACCTTGTCTTAGCAGATAAACTTACTTGGGCGGAGTTTAGGATTGGAGATTTGTTTGAGAAAATCAAAACAAAAAATTTAAAAATGAAAGTAGGAGATTTATCTCCTAGAAAGACAGAAAAATTCAATCTTCCAGTTTTAACCGCAGGAATTGAAAATCAAGGACTTAATAACTACGCTCCTAAAGCAAATGCAACTATATTAAAAAATGTAATTTCAATATCTGCTAATGGAGCAAATACTGGTGCAACATTTTATCAAAGTAAAGAATTTACAGTGTTACAAGATGCTTATGCAATATCTTGCAAGTTAGATTTTTCACTTAATGACAATCATAATTTGTTTTTAACAGGTGCAATTAGGAAATCTATATATGGTAATTTTGCTTGGACAGATAAAGCAGGTTGGGAAAAAGTAAAAAAAGAATTTATCCAACTCCCAACCAAAAACGGTGAAATTGATTTTGAATTTATAAATACCCTAATATCAGCCGTACAGAAGTTAGTTATTAAAGACGTGGTACTTTACGCTGATAAAAAAATTCAAGCAACTAAAGAAGTTGTGAAGAGGAAGTAA
- a CDS encoding cell division protein SepF: MSILKKFSSLLENEEDQVYDELDKDEIVEKKESEISRVQNNKSSRKVGISQGMAKKGDVVLVEPLVFADSKDVLDDIKANKVVILNLTKLDLETSDRLLDFISGGIYAMDAKLKTIGDEIYLCVPHGVDVEGEFSEGEY, encoded by the coding sequence ATGAGTATATTGAAAAAATTCAGTAGTCTTTTAGAAAATGAAGAAGACCAAGTATATGATGAACTAGATAAAGATGAAATAGTAGAAAAAAAGGAAAGTGAAATTAGTAGAGTGCAAAATAATAAATCAAGTAGAAAAGTAGGTATCTCACAAGGTATGGCGAAAAAAGGTGATGTAGTTTTAGTAGAGCCCTTAGTTTTTGCAGACAGCAAAGATGTTCTTGACGATATTAAGGCTAATAAGGTAGTTATTTTAAATTTAACAAAATTAGATTTAGAAACTTCAGACAGGTTATTAGATTTTATATCTGGTGGAATTTATGCCATGGATGCAAAATTAAAAACAATCGGTGATGAAATATATCTTTGCGTTCCTCACGGAGTAGACGTAGAGGGTGAATTTTCAGAAGGAGAATATTAA